The genomic DNA TTGATGTAGAAGGTGTAAAAAAAGAAGAAGAAAATAAAAGGTTAAGACAAAATGCTACTTTTTGGATTTTTATTATTGCTGGTGCAATTATAATAATAACATTACTTTATTGGTTGAGCTTAAATAGGTTAAAACAAAAAAACCTAGGGTTAAAACTATCTCAAACACAATTGCTACAAAATCAGAACATAGAAAAACTAAAATCGGAATCTCAAACAAGAATTTTAAATGCTACAATTGACGGTAAAGAGACCGAGCGTAAAGAGATTGCGGAAACGTTGCATGATAGTGTAAGTGCATTGCTTTCTTCTGCTAACCTTCATTTAATGGCAACTAAAACTCAGTTTAAAGGAGAAATTCCAGTAGAAATAGATAAGACGCAAAGTATTATAGCAGAAGCTTCACAGAAAATCAGAGATTTATCTCACACCTTAGTTTCTTCAGTATTGCTTAAGTTCGGATTGAATTTTGCCTTAAAAGACATGGCTTCTAAATATTCTAATTCTGTATTATATATAGAAACAGATATTTATGATTTACGAAGATATCATCAGAATTTTGAAATAAAAATATATAATATTATTCAAGAATTTGTAAATAATATATTAAAACACAGTAAAGCTGAGAATGCTGTTATCAAACTTTATGAGCAAGATAATAGAATTTGTTTTCAAATTACTGATGATGGTATTGGCTTTGATAAAACAAAAGTTTTTAATAAAGATGGTTTAGGGTTAAATCAAATTGATGCTAGAATACAAATGATGCAAGGTCTTTTTTTGGTTGAATCTACTATTGGTGAAGGAACAACTGTTTCAGTAGAACTACCGGTTATAGAAAAAAACGCTATCAACCACGGGCAGCCAATTCTATAATTTCCAAATTTTTAATTTCTCCATTTTCTAAATCAAACCTTAACATGGTTCTTATTTTATGAAAACCATGGTTTCCAGCAGCACCTGGGTTTAAATGTAATAAGTTTAGTTTTTTATCATACTGTACTTTTAAGATATGAGAATGACCAGAGATAAAAACCTTGGGTGGATTTACTTTAATTTCTTCTCTAATTCTTCGATAATAATTATTAGGGTAACCACCAATGTGCGTCATCCATACAGTTACTTTTTCAACTTCAAATTTTAAGTCTAAAGGAAACTCTGCTCTTGCATCTTGATCATCAATATTACCATAAACCGCACGCAACGGTTTTATTTTTTTAATGGTATCGGTAACATTCAAGTTACCAATATCTCCTACATGCCAAACTTCGTCAGCTTGTTTTACAAACTTTAAAATTTGGGCATCTATAAAACTATGTGTGTCAGATAATAATAGTATTTTCTTCATTTAAAAAAGGTAAGAAAAGTTTAACGTCTCTTCCAGTTTCAAAAATACTAATAACAAAATAAATTCCGTAATTTTACGGTCTACAAAAAACAATTTTCTTGAGATATTTTATAGAGCTTTCTTACAACGGAAAAAAATATCATGGTTGGCAAATTCAACCAGACGTTATTTCTGTACAAGAAGAATTAAACAATGCTGTAAGTACAATTCTACAAGAAAAAATAGAAGTTGTTGGTGCAGGAAGAACAGATAC from Polaribacter sp. ALD11 includes the following:
- a CDS encoding metallophosphoesterase, with protein sequence MKKILLLSDTHSFIDAQILKFVKQADEVWHVGDIGNLNVTDTIKKIKPLRAVYGNIDDQDARAEFPLDLKFEVEKVTVWMTHIGGYPNNYYRRIREEIKVNPPKVFISGHSHILKVQYDKKLNLLHLNPGAAGNHGFHKIRTMLRFDLENGEIKNLEIIELAARG